A genome region from Defluviimonas aquaemixtae includes the following:
- a CDS encoding ABC transporter permease, protein MAEASLRVRRGLWAYLAAIFAFLYVPIAVLIALSFNEGGLPTAWTGFSAKWYGALAANRDILHAARNTLIVAVVSTGIATVLGTLLALGIETRRRKGRALEAVVFAPMIIPDIVLAIALLSFFSLLKVPMGIHTIILSHVVFNLAFVSAVVRARLKSFDWSVTEASADLGASGLTTFRRVTLPLILPAVIAGALLAFTLSVDEFIIAFFTAGAGRASTTLPMQIFAMIRFGVTPEINALATLVMLVSVTALVLAQRLNRGVIAP, encoded by the coding sequence ATGGCTGAGGCGTCGCTTCGCGTCCGACGGGGGCTCTGGGCCTATCTCGCGGCCATCTTCGCATTTCTCTATGTGCCGATCGCGGTCCTGATCGCGCTCAGCTTCAACGAGGGCGGGCTGCCCACCGCCTGGACCGGATTCTCGGCCAAATGGTACGGCGCGCTGGCCGCCAACCGCGACATTCTCCACGCTGCGCGGAATACGCTGATCGTGGCCGTCGTTTCGACCGGGATCGCGACAGTTCTCGGCACGCTCCTCGCGCTCGGGATCGAGACTCGGCGGAGAAAGGGCAGGGCTCTCGAAGCAGTTGTCTTCGCGCCGATGATCATTCCCGACATCGTGCTCGCCATCGCGCTTCTGAGCTTCTTCTCTCTGCTGAAAGTCCCGATGGGTATTCACACGATCATCCTCAGCCACGTCGTCTTCAATCTCGCCTTCGTCTCGGCGGTCGTCCGCGCCCGGCTGAAAAGCTTCGATTGGTCGGTGACCGAGGCGTCGGCTGATCTCGGTGCCTCGGGCTTGACCACTTTCCGCCGCGTTACGCTGCCCCTCATCCTGCCCGCCGTCATCGCGGGCGCGCTTCTGGCCTTCACGCTGTCGGTAGACGAATTCATCATCGCCTTCTTCACGGCGGGCGCGGGGCGCGCCTCGACCACGCTGCCGATGCAGATCTTCGCGATGATCCGCTTTGGCGTGACGCCCGAGATCAACGCGCTCGCCACGCTCGTGATGCTTGTGTCTGTCACCGCGCTGGTCCTCGCGCAGCGACTGAACCGCGGGGTGATTGCGCCGTGA
- a CDS encoding nucleotide disphospho-sugar-binding domain-containing protein, with translation MKTFAFFPEAAFGPALNSVGIAQAVEAMGHKAVFLSDPGFVEVYEGYGFEAHPVALSEPMPPEQMAKFWEDFINGHIPNFRKSPYEQIDNYVKDCWEAIVDSAKWAEKDLPGVLAKIKPDVIAVDNVILFPAIKQFGVPWVRVISCSENEIEDEAIPPHLSGCGEKDRTCHDRFRARFNEVIKPIHDDFNAFLTTCGEANYPLGQFFEASPHLNLLLYPEPVKFDRAEPLDPQRFQYLEGCVRKEEPYEVPKFAKNSDGPLLYVSFGSLGAGDTELLKRIIAAIANSRFRALVNVGDYESEYSDIPDNVHVAGWFPQPSVIPQVDAVIHHGGNNSFTECLYFGKPAIIMPYVWDGHDNATRVQETGHGFKMPRYDWTDDDLIERLEECIESKEMKAKLAETSKHMQRQDGPTKAARLLVQLTEA, from the coding sequence ATGAAAACCTTCGCCTTCTTCCCCGAAGCGGCCTTTGGCCCCGCGCTGAACTCGGTGGGCATCGCCCAGGCCGTGGAGGCGATGGGCCACAAGGCGGTGTTCCTGTCCGACCCGGGCTTCGTCGAGGTCTACGAGGGCTACGGCTTCGAGGCCCATCCCGTCGCGCTCTCCGAACCCATGCCGCCCGAGCAGATGGCGAAGTTTTGGGAGGATTTCATCAATGGCCACATTCCGAACTTCCGCAAATCGCCCTACGAACAGATCGACAACTACGTGAAGGATTGCTGGGAAGCCATTGTCGACAGTGCGAAATGGGCCGAGAAGGATCTGCCCGGCGTGCTGGCGAAGATCAAGCCCGACGTGATCGCGGTCGACAACGTCATCCTCTTTCCCGCGATCAAGCAGTTCGGCGTGCCCTGGGTCCGCGTCATCTCGTGTTCCGAGAACGAGATCGAGGACGAGGCGATCCCGCCTCACCTGTCGGGCTGCGGCGAAAAGGACAGGACCTGCCACGACCGCTTCCGCGCGCGGTTCAACGAAGTGATCAAGCCGATCCACGATGACTTCAACGCGTTCCTCACGACCTGCGGCGAGGCCAACTATCCGCTCGGCCAGTTCTTTGAGGCATCGCCCCATCTGAACCTGCTCCTCTACCCCGAGCCGGTGAAGTTCGACCGCGCCGAACCGCTCGACCCGCAGCGCTTCCAGTATCTCGAAGGCTGCGTGCGGAAGGAGGAGCCCTACGAGGTGCCTAAGTTCGCGAAGAACTCCGACGGGCCGCTTCTCTATGTCTCCTTCGGCAGTCTTGGTGCCGGTGACACGGAGCTCTTGAAACGGATCATCGCGGCGATCGCGAATTCGCGCTTTCGGGCGCTCGTCAATGTCGGGGACTACGAAAGCGAATACAGCGACATACCGGACAATGTTCACGTGGCGGGTTGGTTCCCGCAGCCCTCGGTAATCCCGCAGGTCGACGCGGTGATCCATCACGGTGGCAACAACTCGTTCACCGAATGCCTCTATTTCGGCAAGCCCGCGATCATCATGCCCTATGTATGGGACGGCCACGATAACGCGACACGGGTGCAGGAGACCGGCCACGGTTTCAAGATGCCTCGCTATGACTGGACCGATGACGATCTGATTGAAAGGCTCGAAGAATGCATTGAGAGCAAGGAGATGAAGGCAAAACTTGCAGAGACGTCGAAACACATGCAGCGCCAGGACGGTCCCACCAAGGCGGCGAGGCTTCTGGTCCAGCTGACGGAGGCATGA
- a CDS encoding tetratricopeptide repeat-containing protein has protein sequence MTTNMSVPHIWGSERANAEMRIAREAGWRRADLIWERLMEAANSEWASGRAGRARHLFLVADIHARLTFPVHDPRRATAPGARAALALAAGRSCGARRLQRRALSLFGCAEAFIEGMEIRPRARSSLFHLRMEARHLDTYHRNLRLRLTRMAEEFRETLEALDRPGAAAHRGYSRWRGEKPPVFDDTRKMLAACLLIPDGPFR, from the coding sequence ATGACAACGAACATGTCCGTGCCGCATATCTGGGGATCTGAGCGCGCGAATGCCGAAATGCGGATCGCCCGCGAGGCCGGGTGGCGCCGTGCGGACCTGATCTGGGAACGACTGATGGAGGCCGCGAACAGCGAGTGGGCGAGCGGACGGGCGGGGCGTGCGCGACACCTGTTCCTTGTCGCCGACATCCACGCGCGGCTGACCTTTCCGGTGCACGATCCGCGCCGCGCAACAGCCCCGGGCGCACGGGCGGCGCTCGCCCTCGCCGCCGGACGCTCGTGCGGCGCCAGGCGCCTGCAACGGCGGGCGCTGTCGCTTTTTGGCTGCGCCGAAGCGTTCATCGAGGGCATGGAAATCCGGCCCCGCGCGCGCAGCTCGCTCTTCCATCTGCGTATGGAGGCCCGGCACCTGGACACCTATCACAGGAACCTGCGCCTGCGGCTGACGCGGATGGCAGAGGAATTTCGCGAAACGCTCGAGGCGCTCGACCGGCCCGGTGCGGCCGCCCATCGCGGGTATTCCCGTTGGCGCGGCGAGAAGCCGCCGGTCTTCGACGACACGCGCAAGATGCTGGCGGCCTGCCTCCTGATCCCCGACGGCCCGTTCCGATAG
- a CDS encoding polyamine ABC transporter substrate-binding protein, whose protein sequence is MMSFSNPFRPVAGAVLAVGLTLAGPAHADLVISNWDGYMAPDAVESFSAATGEPAEMVVHATNEEIMGKLIASGGAGYDVVFVSSPFAEVLNNLGLLEPIDPQKVPNLVNLYPEAMELSHDPGNTFSVPYAWGTTGLCYRSDLVDPAPTSWNDLLHPAAAQAGKVTLLGTDRWLLAAGFLAHGYSVNETDQAKLDEVEADLIEAKKTMLAFDDTTFYAKLVSGEATLVHAWDGWCNYGIAENGDIKFVVPSEGSDLWVDTMVVMKASENKDAAFAFINYILDAGNHAWAAENILYKVPNKPAMESLSEDVTGAFPNMAMSPADLLALEQLRDVGEASRAYAKAVSAIKAAQ, encoded by the coding sequence ATGATGTCATTCTCCAATCCCTTCAGACCCGTCGCAGGCGCCGTTCTGGCCGTCGGCCTCACGCTTGCAGGGCCAGCCCATGCCGATCTGGTGATCTCCAACTGGGATGGCTACATGGCGCCGGATGCGGTCGAAAGTTTCTCCGCAGCGACTGGCGAACCCGCCGAGATGGTCGTCCATGCCACCAACGAAGAGATCATGGGCAAGCTCATCGCCTCGGGCGGTGCGGGCTATGATGTGGTCTTCGTTTCCTCTCCCTTCGCGGAAGTACTGAACAATCTCGGACTGCTTGAGCCGATCGATCCCCAGAAGGTGCCAAACCTTGTCAATCTCTACCCCGAGGCGATGGAGCTTTCGCACGATCCCGGCAACACCTTCTCGGTGCCGTATGCCTGGGGCACGACGGGGCTCTGCTATCGCTCCGACCTCGTCGATCCCGCGCCAACCTCGTGGAACGACCTCCTGCATCCGGCCGCGGCGCAGGCTGGCAAGGTCACGCTCTTGGGCACCGACCGCTGGCTGCTGGCCGCGGGTTTCCTCGCGCACGGCTATTCGGTCAACGAAACCGACCAGGCCAAGCTCGACGAGGTCGAGGCCGACCTGATCGAGGCGAAGAAGACCATGCTCGCATTCGACGACACCACCTTCTACGCCAAGCTCGTCTCGGGCGAGGCGACGCTCGTCCATGCCTGGGACGGCTGGTGCAACTACGGCATCGCCGAGAACGGCGACATCAAGTTCGTTGTGCCAAGCGAGGGGTCCGATCTTTGGGTCGACACGATGGTCGTGATGAAGGCGTCCGAGAACAAGGACGCGGCCTTCGCCTTCATCAACTACATCCTTGATGCCGGGAACCACGCCTGGGCAGCCGAGAACATCCTCTACAAGGTGCCCAACAAGCCGGCGATGGAAAGCCTTTCGGAGGACGTGACCGGCGCCTTCCCGAACATGGCGATGAGCCCGGCCGACCTGCTCGCGCTTGAACAGCTCCGCGACGTGGGTGAGGCGAGCCGCGCCTATGCCAAGGCGGTCAGCGCGATCAAGGCCGCCCAGTGA
- a CDS encoding ABC transporter ATP-binding protein produces the protein MSDDSLITARDLSVGFKIGSGFFGKSILKAVDHVDIDIAKGSFFGLVGESGSGKTTLGRALLKAVPITGGTAHYRDGEVDYDLTTLSGPALKDYRKRAQLIFQDPYAALSPRMTVRDIIAEPLEVMGLTKTREETDARVREIAAKCRLNLEHLRRFPHAFSGGQRQRISIARALVSGPQFIVADESVAALDVSIQADVLNLLKQIQRDLGITFLFISHDLSVVAHTCDHVAVMYLGRLVESAPTRTLFAAPRHPYTKALFSAIPSLDPDDRGRAQKLEGEIPSPTNQPSGCKFHTRCPFAIDRCRAEEPLLEHPGDGHEVACHRWRELLAETAA, from the coding sequence ATGAGCGACGACAGCCTCATCACCGCGCGGGACCTGTCGGTGGGGTTCAAGATCGGCTCCGGCTTTTTCGGCAAGTCGATCCTGAAGGCAGTAGATCACGTCGATATCGACATCGCGAAAGGCTCGTTCTTCGGCCTCGTCGGCGAAAGCGGCTCGGGCAAGACGACGCTTGGCCGCGCGCTCCTGAAGGCGGTGCCGATTACCGGGGGCACAGCGCACTACCGGGACGGCGAGGTCGACTATGACCTGACGACGCTGTCGGGTCCTGCGCTGAAGGACTACCGCAAACGCGCGCAGCTCATCTTTCAGGACCCTTACGCGGCGCTGTCGCCCCGCATGACCGTCCGAGACATCATCGCCGAGCCCTTAGAGGTTATGGGCCTCACGAAGACGCGCGAGGAAACCGACGCCCGTGTGCGCGAGATCGCCGCGAAATGCCGTCTGAACCTCGAACATCTCCGCCGGTTCCCGCACGCCTTCTCGGGCGGCCAGCGTCAGCGCATCTCGATCGCCCGCGCCCTCGTCTCCGGGCCGCAATTCATCGTGGCCGATGAAAGCGTGGCGGCGCTCGACGTCTCGATTCAGGCCGATGTTCTCAACCTTCTCAAGCAGATCCAGCGCGATCTTGGGATAACCTTCCTGTTCATCAGCCACGACCTTTCGGTCGTCGCACATACTTGCGACCACGTCGCGGTCATGTATCTCGGCCGGCTCGTCGAATCCGCACCGACCCGGACCCTCTTCGCCGCGCCGCGCCATCCCTACACCAAGGCTCTCTTCTCGGCGATCCCGTCGCTCGATCCCGACGATCGCGGCCGCGCGCAGAAGCTCGAGGGTGAGATCCCCTCGCCCACCAACCAGCCCTCCGGCTGCAAGTTCCACACGCGCTGCCCCTTCGCGATCGACCGCTGCAGGGCCGAGGAGCCGCTCCTGGAGCATCCGGGCGACGGGCACGAGGTCGCCTGCCACCGCTGGCGCGAGCTTCTGGCCGAGACGGCCGCCTAG
- a CDS encoding aldehyde dehydrogenase family protein, with amino-acid sequence MAFDPARPAYYLAPRYCPMTGSAHPVIDPATLEIVGHTADATEAERETVLDAVTAAQRAWRVLDAKSRARALHRLADRIEGADHRETAILMSREMGKPYPEAIGEIANCAPVFRYYAEMARDEAGKVAGTTQAGSFQYARYEPLGVSVHIVPFNFPVLLMCWTVAASLAAGNGCIVKPALETTLCSLDFMRHFNEVPESLVACLPGGARLGQALVTSSRTHAVAFTGSVAAGRAVAAAAAQAMKPAVIEAGGSDPMIISDSAPLDVAAAGAVTAAFHLTGQVCTSAERLYVVDAVHDTFVAEFARRTRSLRIGSGLGRSEIGPLVSEAARDRVARLVEDARAKGAEVEIGGCIPPDQPKGWFYEPTILTGCHEEMELLRAECFGPVAAVVRVKDFDEAITRANASPFGLGASVFTTRLGEAMEAAERLEAGMVWVNNPLIDNDALPFGGWKASGVGRELGRQGLDAFRRTKMVVIDHKPRMQDWWYPYPDDWFLDGGGRGTG; translated from the coding sequence ATGGCGTTCGATCCGGCCCGCCCGGCCTACTACCTCGCGCCCCGCTACTGTCCGATGACGGGATCGGCGCACCCTGTCATCGATCCCGCCACGCTCGAAATTGTCGGCCACACCGCCGATGCCACGGAAGCGGAACGCGAGACCGTGCTCGACGCAGTGACCGCCGCGCAGAGGGCCTGGCGGGTGCTCGATGCGAAGTCCCGGGCGCGGGCCCTGCACCGCCTCGCGGACCGGATCGAGGGGGCCGACCACCGGGAGACGGCGATCCTGATGAGCCGCGAGATGGGCAAGCCCTATCCCGAGGCGATCGGCGAGATCGCCAATTGCGCGCCCGTCTTCCGCTACTATGCCGAGATGGCGCGCGACGAGGCAGGCAAGGTGGCGGGCACGACGCAGGCGGGGTCGTTCCAGTACGCGCGCTATGAACCGCTTGGCGTCTCCGTTCACATCGTTCCCTTCAACTTTCCGGTCCTCCTCATGTGCTGGACCGTCGCGGCCTCGCTCGCCGCCGGCAACGGATGCATCGTCAAGCCGGCGCTAGAGACGACGCTGTGTTCGCTCGATTTCATGCGACATTTCAACGAGGTGCCGGAGAGTCTTGTCGCATGTCTTCCGGGTGGCGCCAGGCTTGGCCAGGCACTCGTGACGTCGTCGCGCACACACGCCGTTGCCTTCACCGGCTCGGTCGCGGCGGGCCGCGCGGTCGCCGCCGCCGCCGCGCAGGCGATGAAGCCCGCCGTGATCGAGGCGGGCGGCAGCGATCCGATGATCATCAGCGACAGCGCCCCGCTCGATGTCGCCGCCGCCGGTGCCGTGACGGCGGCCTTCCACCTCACGGGGCAGGTCTGCACCTCGGCTGAGCGGCTGTACGTCGTGGACGCCGTCCATGACACCTTCGTCGCCGAGTTCGCCCGCCGCACGCGGTCGCTCCGCATCGGCAGCGGGCTTGGGCGGAGCGAGATCGGCCCGCTGGTCAGCGAGGCGGCGCGAGACAGGGTGGCAAGGCTCGTCGAGGATGCCCGCGCGAAGGGGGCCGAGGTCGAAATTGGCGGGTGCATCCCGCCCGATCAGCCGAAGGGCTGGTTCTACGAGCCGACGATCCTGACCGGCTGCCACGAGGAGATGGAACTGCTTCGCGCCGAATGCTTCGGTCCGGTCGCCGCCGTCGTTCGTGTGAAGGATTTCGATGAGGCGATAACCCGCGCCAACGCCTCGCCTTTCGGGCTCGGCGCCTCGGTTTTCACGACGCGGCTCGGCGAGGCGATGGAGGCGGCGGAACGGCTTGAAGCGGGTATGGTGTGGGTCAACAACCCCTTGATCGACAACGACGCGCTGCCCTTCGGCGGGTGGAAGGCGTCCGGCGTGGGGCGGGAACTCGGGCGGCAGGGGCTCGACGCGTTCCGGCGCACGAAGATGGTCGTCATCGACCACAAACCCAGGATGCAGGACTGGTGGTATCCCTATCCCGACGACTGGTTCCTCGACGGCGGCGGGCGCGGGACTGGCTAG
- a CDS encoding ABC transporter ATP-binding protein codes for MSVLLAIDGVTKRFGAVTAVDQLSLDIRENEFFALLGASGSGKTTLLRILAGFERPGSGRLCLDGTDITGLAPNRRPVNLMFQSYALFPHMTVEGNIAYGLEMERLARTVIAARVGEIMEITELSPFARRKPDQLSGGQQQRVALARALVKRPRLLLLDEPLGALDKKLRAAMQIELKRLQHEVGITFIVVTHDQEEALVMADRVAILKDGRLLQCGTPEEVYERPASRFAADFIGVMNFIEGEGRTRAIRPERIRLFPDAADTAVEGRVTARAYHGLDLQLHVLTPLSARPLVVRVTADAAERRPVAEGDTVTLGWSEADTRIFDD; via the coding sequence GTGAGCGTTCTTCTCGCAATCGACGGGGTGACCAAGCGCTTCGGCGCGGTAACGGCGGTGGACCAGCTCTCGCTCGACATCCGAGAGAACGAATTCTTCGCCCTTCTCGGCGCGTCGGGCTCCGGCAAGACGACGCTTCTGAGGATTCTCGCCGGGTTCGAGCGGCCCGGGTCGGGGCGGCTTTGCCTCGACGGCACAGACATCACCGGACTCGCCCCGAACCGGCGGCCGGTCAACCTGATGTTTCAGAGTTACGCGCTCTTCCCCCACATGACTGTGGAGGGCAACATCGCCTACGGGCTGGAGATGGAGCGGCTTGCCCGGACCGTTATCGCGGCCCGCGTCGGTGAGATCATGGAGATCACCGAGCTTTCGCCCTTTGCCCGTCGCAAGCCCGACCAGCTCTCGGGCGGCCAGCAGCAGCGCGTGGCGCTCGCCCGGGCGCTCGTCAAGCGGCCGCGGCTGCTGCTTCTCGACGAACCGCTCGGCGCGCTCGACAAGAAGCTGCGCGCGGCGATGCAGATCGAGCTTAAGCGGTTGCAGCACGAGGTCGGCATCACCTTCATCGTCGTCACCCACGACCAGGAGGAGGCGCTTGTCATGGCCGACCGCGTGGCGATCCTGAAGGACGGGCGGCTTCTGCAATGCGGAACGCCCGAAGAGGTCTACGAACGCCCTGCCAGCCGCTTCGCAGCCGATTTCATTGGCGTGATGAACTTCATCGAGGGAGAGGGGCGAACCCGCGCCATCCGGCCCGAACGCATCCGGCTCTTTCCCGACGCCGCCGATACTGCGGTCGAAGGCCGCGTCACCGCGCGCGCCTATCACGGGCTTGACCTGCAACTCCATGTCCTGACACCGCTTTCCGCCCGCCCGCTCGTCGTCCGCGTCACAGCAGATGCGGCCGAGCGCCGCCCGGTCGCCGAGGGCGACACCGTCACGCTCGGCTGGAGCGAGGCCGATACCCGCATCTTCGACGATTGA
- a CDS encoding ABC transporter permease, with product MTPSNARSTVLMAPALAWLTALMVVPCALVLALAFFRRGLYGGIEYTFTLENFALIADPLYAGIFLTSARIAGLATLIAVILGYAAAYAIAAAPRRHQPLLLFLAVLPFWSNYLIRTYAWIVILNREGLITQGLRLLGYEGEPPSMLYTEGAVILGLVYNYLPFVILACFAPLQRLNPELAEASRDLGASGFTTFRRVVLPMTLPGIAAGAVFVFVLSIGNFITPALLGGGRFQMMGNLIYAQFLTANDWPFGAAISMVLIAIMMGLLTLQAMAAERGAGERRRDG from the coding sequence GTGACCCCATCCAACGCCCGCTCGACCGTCCTGATGGCGCCGGCGCTCGCCTGGCTCACGGCGCTGATGGTCGTGCCCTGCGCGCTCGTCCTCGCGCTCGCCTTCTTCCGGAGGGGGCTCTACGGCGGGATCGAATACACCTTCACGCTCGAGAACTTCGCGCTGATCGCCGACCCGCTCTACGCGGGCATCTTCCTGACATCGGCCCGTATCGCAGGCCTCGCCACGCTGATCGCCGTGATCCTCGGTTACGCCGCCGCCTACGCGATCGCCGCCGCGCCGCGCCGGCATCAGCCGCTTCTCCTCTTCCTCGCGGTGCTGCCCTTCTGGTCGAACTATCTGATCCGGACCTATGCCTGGATTGTCATTCTGAACCGCGAGGGGCTGATCACCCAAGGATTGAGACTCCTTGGCTACGAGGGCGAGCCGCCCTCGATGCTCTATACCGAAGGCGCGGTGATCCTCGGGCTCGTTTACAACTACCTGCCCTTCGTGATCCTCGCCTGCTTCGCCCCGCTTCAGCGGTTGAATCCGGAGCTTGCGGAGGCGTCGCGGGATCTCGGCGCGTCGGGTTTCACGACCTTCCGCCGGGTGGTCCTGCCGATGACGCTGCCGGGCATCGCGGCGGGGGCGGTCTTTGTCTTCGTGCTCTCGATCGGCAACTTCATCACGCCCGCGCTTCTCGGCGGCGGGCGGTTTCAGATGATGGGTAATCTCATCTACGCGCAGTTCCTGACTGCCAATGACTGGCCGTTCGGGGCTGCGATCTCGATGGTGCTGATCGCCATCATGATGGGGCTTCTGACACTGCAGGCGATGGCCGCCGAACGTGGTGCGGGCGAACGGCGGAGGGACGGCTAA
- a CDS encoding cupin domain-containing protein, whose protein sequence is MSTAPLLRKPLDETDITDWGAVPTMLEGESRTSGKVIHKGPDGQSECGLWICTPGKWQCHVTSDEFCHFLEGRATYVHEGGEVIEISPDTAAFFPEGWKGVCTVHETVKKVYMIR, encoded by the coding sequence ATGAGCACCGCACCCCTGCTGCGTAAGCCGCTCGACGAGACCGACATCACGGATTGGGGCGCGGTCCCGACGATGCTGGAGGGCGAGTCCCGCACCTCGGGCAAGGTGATTCACAAGGGCCCGGATGGCCAAAGCGAATGCGGGCTCTGGATCTGCACGCCGGGGAAGTGGCAGTGCCACGTCACGAGCGACGAGTTCTGCCACTTTCTCGAAGGCCGCGCGACCTACGTTCACGAGGGCGGGGAAGTCATTGAAATCTCGCCGGATACGGCGGCCTTCTTCCCGGAGGGATGGAAGGGCGTCTGCACGGTGCACGAGACGGTGAAGAAGGTCTATATGATCCGCTGA